Proteins found in one Megachile rotundata isolate GNS110a chromosome 14, iyMegRotu1, whole genome shotgun sequence genomic segment:
- the Pfdn5 gene encoding prefoldin 5, translated as MSEVSMSEAPHLQQIDLTTLNLQQLTILKQQLDKELGVFQDSLQTLKIAQTKFQESGSCLEKITPAMEGNEILVPLTGSMYVVGKLADTNNVLIDIGTGYYAQKNVTDAKDYFDRRVAYVTEQMEKIQQLGLEKSKVRDATADVIEMKLDDQMQKERK; from the exons ATGTCGGAAGTTTCCATGTCAGAAGCACCGCACCTGCAGCAAATCGATTTGACAACGTTAAATCTCCAACAACTCACGATACTGAAGCAACAATTGGATAAAGAACTCGGTGTCTTCCAAGATTCTCtgcaaactttgaaaattgCACAAACTAAGTTTCAGGAATCAGGATCATGTCTGGAGAAAATTACTCCTGCCATGGAAG GGAATGAAATTCTTGTACCGTTAACTGGGTCTATGTATGTGGTTGGTAAGCTCGCAGATACGAATAATGTACTAATCGACATCGGAACTGGTTATTACGCACAGAAGAATGTAACGGATGCAAAGGATTACTTCGATAGAAGAGTGGCATACGTCACCGAACAGATGGAGAAGATTCAGCAGCTAGGTTTAGAGAAGAGCAAAGTCAGAGACGCAACAGCAGATGTGATAGAAATGAAACTCGATGATCAAATGCAGAAAGAAAGGAAATAA